agtcttcatcaaatcgtcaagcggcaacgttaaacccaggtctccactgaTGGTCGAGCtgtgaccttaaacccgagacTTCACCAAATcgttgagcgacgacgttaaacccaagtctccaccgacggtcgagcggcgacattaaacccgagtcttcaccaaatcgtcgagcggcgacgttaaacccaggtctccactgacgatcgagcagcgaccttaaacccgagtcttcatcaaatcatcgagcgacgacgttaaacccaggtctccattgatggtcgagcggcgaccttaaacccgagtcttcaccaaatcatcaagcggcgatgttaaacccaggtctccaccgacggtcgagcagcgaccttaaacccgagacttcatcaaatcatcgagcggcgacgttaaacgcaggTCTTCACTGACGGtcaagcagcgaccttaaacccgagacatcatcaaatcatcgagcggcgacgttaaacccaagtctccactgacagtcgagcgacgaccttaaattcCGGGCTTCACCAAATCgacgagcaacgacgttaaaccccagagtcgagtgacgactataaaccccagagtcgagcgacaactataaaccctagGGTCGATCGACAACCTTAAAACCCAGAGGTATGACCTTGATGAATTTATCAATGATTGAAATGTGAGCATGACGCCCGTTCGGGGCTATATAGTCAAAAGCTATGTGATAAACAAGCAAACATATGAGGAAGAACTGCAAAATGACTTCATTGATAACAAACCCAAAAGCTGCCAAGCGGCAGTCAAACATTCAAAGGTTATAAAATCCCTCCTCACTCAAGATAGTTGAAGACTTCGTCCAGCATCGAGTCGTTCAGCTGAGCCCGGCCGATGATGTCGTCAGTCAGAGAGCCTGAGATATGCCCGTTTGTCGGCAACTGGttgaactgttagagtgtatactgaaagcctaagctttgtaaacattcattatgtataaaaaatcacatttggtcaaattatctatatttgtttgtagttgttcatttaatttatattgtagataacatagtatgtggtgtcacattcagaagatgatgttatcagtaccttataaattataaacagtagctcacgaccaaaatggaaaggaacaaaccattagaaggtcgtagtgtaattaggtattagtttatcttgactatataattacactagtacactcagagtgtattgagtaggaccatttgaggtcgtttcttttatactgactttataaaggaacaaagacctcggtaattatggaagtgtgtactcttaatcctaatataataacaagcatatatatttgatatttatttctaaaatttatcaatgggtgagatttagttcgatgaatcaataagtccgataagttgggaaatgatatcacttatagtgtgtgttgttgattatagaaggaaactgtgtcctagagatactaggttgataatgtcctcaagaggagctcataaggattgtcatgttaaaccctgcaggtggacctagtccgacatgacaataaggttgagtggtactactcttggatttagatattaattaaatgagttgtcagtaactcacttaattagtggacattcgatatcttaaacacagggagactaacacactcataataagaaggagcccaaaaatgtaatttgggattggtgcggtagttcaataatagttctatagtggaatgaattattattgataaaattaagttgtgtgttcggggcgaacacgggatgcttaattttatcgggagaccaaaactaattcctcctctcggtccctatcgtagcctcttatttatagagtactatatccacctatacccaccttctatacccacccaaagggggccggccaagctagcttgggaaccaagctagggtcggcctaggtataaattggggtggctggcccaagcttgaacccaagctagtgggggccggccaaattaaattaaaaagggattttaattttaatttttattatgtggaagaaataatttattaaagagaattaaaattaaaatatctctcttataaaagatctacaaaagattaaagaaagagattagatctctttccttatttgtagattggtgagatattttattttctctttaaaaattattcacatgttgtaaaattaaaattatagaaatttccttttatcaaccatgaagagatttttgaagaaaaattttattttttaaaatttccggaaataaattaggaagttttaatttgttgattaaaacttgtctaaattgtttccccttgatgtggccggccaatatagattaaattgggaaattttattttatatttctcaattaaatcatgtcaaggaaattaaagaaattttattgtaattaaatttcctaatttgcctaggccaaggaatataaaagaaggggtgagggtgccttcatgagatacaacctctattattttctctccctcttttattccttggagtggccgaccatcctcttcctctctccctctttgtggtggccgaaactctcaaaggcttggagctcttgtggcggccggatactacttggagaagaagaagaagaagaaggagagaaagctagcatctcttggagcttggttggtgttttgttcttcatccttggttaagctatttgtggccgaacctagctaggaggagaagaaggtggttggtggtttctcatctcggaagatcgttgcccacacaacgtccgaggttagaagaggaatacggtagaagatcaagaggtttttctacaaggtataactagtaatttttctttccgcatcatactagttatttatggaaataataccaaatacaagaggcttacgattctagaatttcgaatatgtttttcgatgttgtgttcttttgttttttcttttccttgtgatttgattgttcttttcggttaacctaaagttattttaggaaattaaatattagctttctataaaaggttttgtctagtcggtggtggaggtcatgtgcctcgccacgtcagtactggaaaccaattatggaaattaatatttaatggaattaataacttaaggtgacttgggtcgaacgtgttaagttccgcaggagatccaagtcaaaacctaaaagaataaatagattaagttttggatcaaacgtgttaagttccgcaggcgatccaaaatttaatttaaaagaacacatggtagctaggaaaaggttcagacctttgtacaaaatttttgtacagtggaacctctaggttttccgagtagcaaccaacatgaacaTCCTAGTATATGTCGGACAAACTCGGCACGAGAGATTAACAactttaaggcaatgtttcagTGGAAGATGCAACATGGTCTCGAAGTGGTTCAGTTCGGCGTCCTGGTAAGTCTTTAGGGCAACATGGAAAGACTCCAGAGCACCTTCAAGGTTCCTCACTTGCCCTTGAAGATCAGCCTCCCTAGCCGAACGGTTGTCCCGTTCGGCGATCAGAAagttctccacctccttgagctTCTTGGCTAACTTCTAAGCCTCCTGGTTCTTCAACTCCAGGTCAGCTATGACTCGGTTCTTCCTGTTGGCAGCTTGCTCGATCTTCTTGTCATAGGTTTTCACCTGAGTCTCGAGCCGACCCAGCATGATGGCCTGATCGGCAGACttcttcctctcggtctctaGGAGTTTATTGGCCTTCTCCAGATCGGCATGCAGTTGGGCAATGGATGGCCCATGGGATGATGATGCTCCACCAAAAATCTTGAGCTTCTAGAGCTCATCCTCCATAAGCGCCAGGCGCCGACACATCGCCACGCTCTCCACCTAGTACTATCGTCGAACTGAAAAACGTTAATGCCAAATGGAGGTAAAACCACAAATTGATCATTGCATacataccccagtggacatctgcaGGTGGTTGTTGGCGAGCAACCCGGGTGGCATTGTTGTGATGCGGGCTCTGGCCTCCTTCCAAACCTTGGCGAGCGGCCCGCGGATGCGTATCTGATGTTTGGGAGTTTGCGGTTGATCGCCGGCCGCCAGGAACTCCTCCGTTGGGAGGTGGAGAATGGCCGTCACAGATCGGCGGCCGCTTAGGGCCAATTGAGCCGACGTCGCGGGACTAGAGGACTGACCAGCTGAAGCCGGAAGAATGCCGGATCGTAGGATCCTTCACCAAGCTGGAGGGAGAGACGCGATCGGCTGGGCAGTAATCAGGTTCGACGGCAGATCAGCCAGTGAAGGGGTCCGGTCAGAAGATATGACTTCCACTGTGTCGGAAGCTGCCACAGAGGAAGTGCCTCCCCGCTCGAGAGAACGCATTGCCGAGGCAGCAGAATGGGACGAGGTGGCCATGTGATGTCTCTTGCGCTTGAAGAGGGGAACTTCATCGCCAGAGGACCCCTAGCCTTCGGGCGGGGCGGCAAGCTGCGTATCAGAAGGAACTGGGTTCGCCGTCGGTTCGGTGTGCGACGTCTGATTGGCGGTGCCTCCTCCTTCAGTTGGCATCGCCTCGCTCTCGCcctcatgagagccgaccggagtcaGGCCGAGGTTCGCCATTTCCTTTACCGCTGCCACCTCTATCTCGGTGTTCTTCAGCTTCATCAGACCGACTGTCTGAGCGCGCATCATTATGTCAGCTGCAAAAGAAAGAATCAAgcagttagactcaaatgaagaAGACTGCGAAATTCCATACCTAGGCTGCTCAAAAGCTTCGTTCGGATGGGGCTCAACCTGAACATATACATCACCCCTCCGGCAGCAGCTTGTGAATGTCAAACTTTTGCCCGACCAGCATGTTAGCCGTGTGAAGGTAGTCCAGCCGGCCCCGATACTTTTTCAGGTCTCGTTGAGGCGGAAGTTCGACTTGTCATTTGGTGCGGAAACTCGACCGCTCGGGGAGTCGCATGTAGAAAAAGTAATCTTTCCAATATTTATTGGAAGATGACATTTTGTCGAAAAAGACCAAACCGACCTGAGACTAGAAGAGGtaggtgcccaactcggattgcttgggataatagaagtAATGGAATACCTGAGGTGTTAGGGGAATACTGTGCAATTTGAACAGAACGACCACGCCGCATAAGAGGCGAAAGGAATTGGGGACGAGCTGTGCTAAAGGGACACGGAAGTAGTTACAGACCTCAATTATGATGGGGAATCGAAGACCGACCacgaattggtctcggaagaaacagaCAGTGTCGGTCGGCGGGTCATGGGGCCAATCGGACGGGGAGGCCAGGATTATCTCGTGGTCAGAGGGAAGGTCAAAGGCATTTATGAGGCTCGCAGCGTCACCCACGTTGAACTGAATGTCCATGGTGTTGTACCAGAGACCGGGAGTGGGGTCGGATGGTTGAGAAGAGCTCGCCATCGCCGAAAAATCAAAAAATAGAAAACTCGACGGACGAAAGGAAGGAAAAACGCAAAACGGACGCCGGAACAGTGGCGTGGCAGAGAAAGAACAATGGAAGAGCAATGACAGAAAGGTTTGGGGAGGCTTACGGGGAAGAGAAAGGGGGCCACAGAGAACAGTGGATCACCACCGAGGAGCGCAGGGTCGTTGGAGCACCGGTCACTCGAGGTCGCGGACAATCGTTGGAAAAGGAGATGCAGAGGGGGGACGAAGGCGGTGTCGCGGCCTTATAAAGGTTGGGCGGGCCGATCGAAGTCGTCAGATCTAGGTCATGGGAATCGGAGCACAGATCCAGCCGTTGAATTCAAACTGCCAAACGTCACATCGGCATCTATCGCCTCGGACGTGCGATGACTGCGGCAACGACACGTGGCATGCTCTCACAGGGTGACATTTAATGGGTGTCATTATTAGACCTGGGCGTGCGCTCGACCTTAATGGGGGTGATTTGCACGAATTCCCGACAGATTCGGATTACGTCAGCATTGACCACGCGGTTCGCACTTATCCAAAGACGCCGAAGGAAGAATCTTCCAAGTGCAAACCCTCAAAACGCCGAGCAGCCTTGAATATCGGTCCTACATAGATTGGTCGAGATCCAACCAGCATACTAAcgaatcggtcgaccaatcaccaGACTACCTTGTCCAGTCAGTTGAACTTgcagcctctttcgactagactggGGGGGGAGACAAGTGATCTGGTGAAAAGGTTGGGCCCCGGCCCGCAGGAGGTCAACGTTACgtggaaggtcaaagtcaaggtggtcaatgccCCAGGCTAGCGTCCGACCGGGCGACCCCATCAGCCGATCGGACTAAGGAATGGTCGGGCCGACGTTATTACAGTTCGGTCTcgcaccgagcttccgacgctcaaaggCTATCACCAAAGCAGGCACCGACCGACAAGTCATGTGCCGGGCAAACATCCAGATCGACCACAGATAAGGTCACGGCCAGTGAAGCACAGACCCGACCCAGCAAACCCAGATAGTGGAAGCAACCGCGCAGCCACCTCGCTCGGCCCAGACAGCGGAAATAGCCGAGCGACCTCCCCGCTTGGCCCAGACAACAGAATTAGCCAAGCGGTCATCCGCACAACCCACTAACAGACAAAGGCAGGATCGACTGGTATCCTCCTCGAGACCCATGCCACAGACAGacagcatggttggcggcatgctCAGGtagagaatcgtacgacggaagcttccattgtCTTGTCAGGATATGCTCGGGTTGTTGAGATATGGTGTCAAGTATACTTTTCTAACACGTCATACCAGGggaagctttgagatgcgtgcatgtctcgaggagcgtgcacgcgcacccctgggagccctatataaaggaccccaagcttcgacgaaggtatgctcATTCTACTATAGCTACAGTTACGCTGTCACTTTCGTTTCTTTGCTTGCTTGCTGCTTTCGCCGGAGGTCTGACTTgtgcgtcggagggccatcaccGGGGAACCACTCCCTGGCTCGGTACTGACGCTTTTGTGCTTGCAGACTAATCTCATCGGAGGTCCACGCacagtcaacaggagcgccacattTCTAACATCCGTCACCtcgactttcggacaagatcactaCCATTATGCCCCTCttcaatatttattttatttaaaatttaaatttatttatttattttaaaatattttaccaTTATATCACACTTGTTAGGTCTACGTAGATTAATTATGGTAAGAAAAATTGTTGGTAATCGCCCGGTCAGGGTCCATCCAATTACTCTTCTAACCTTTTCGGACTAGGCTTGACCCAATCAGACCGGTTTTATTAGTCCATTCGTTAAGCCTCCCCGATTACTGCGCTCCACTCTCGCGGTCGGGTTCGCCTCCTGACCAATCACACTCCCTCCGACGACTCCCCAGCGATCCCTTTCTCGATGGAGGAGCCGAAGCTGCCTCCCCCGGCAGCTTCCGGCACCCCTTCAGTCGTAAGCCCTGCGGGCGATGTGACCATGCCCAGGGGAAAGAAGAGGAAGCTGGACGTCGATGAGTTCCGTAACTCCGATTACTACAAGCTTCGACTCATGGTCAAGGACCTGCGCCCGCTGTTTCTCGAGGTGATTCTGCGGCTTGGATACACTTTTGTTTCTTAAAATTTTGGATTTCACTGGCTATTGTAACCCTAGACGACCTTCTCTGCCATTATGTAAGGCCTGATTTCACTGATCTCATCCTTGTTTGCACTGATGCTGATCTTAGGGGAATGTAAGCTTATCCTCTCAAAAAAGCTTCTTTTTGGTTCATTTTTGTTACTTTGTTCCTAGTTTTGTCCGAGATGAGCATGTTCACTTTGACCTATGTGACTCTATTGTTACTACTACTGTACAAGCAGTGGAACCATTAACCTTGACCTGATGATGAGCTTGCAGATGATGTCTGTTGGTGTATAGATTCAACTTTATTATAGGAATTATTTCTCTACAATATATGAGCTAAATTGTCTTCCTACTACTTGCCCGTCTTTGGAAACCTCATTTTTGGTTATCTTGGTTAGCTCACAACTGCACTTGTGAAATTAAGTTAAGATGCTTCAATGTCCCTTACTTGATGCTTACCGCGCTCACTGTCCAACATGTGCTTTTGAATCATCCCTAATCCAAGGTGTCATGCAAGGTCCAATGATATCTTTGTTACAAGACTTACAGGTCTTGTCAAGTACCTCAACTTTCTTAGATCAGGTTCATCTAGTACCGAATGTCACAACCTTCCTATATGGTCCACTATTTTCTTAGGGTCAACTTTTAGCCCAACATGCATAAGACTAAGGTTAATTTATAGCCCAAAATGCATAAGACTAAGGCAACACAAGTTCAATTATTTAAGCGTATGCACCTCTTCATTAGCTCACAACTCTTGAAGAAAAACTAAATTAGGGTGTTATGATCTTTCTCACTTGAGGCTTGATGTCTCCTTCAAGATAAAATCCATCTCATAGGCTACAATTACTCCTAATCGGTGAAATGCCGAGGCTTATCAATGGCTCCACCATGCTCCAATATCTAGGACTTTGATACCAACTGCCCACAATCTGCTTGAAAAATCTATTAACTTATTTTGCTCAATCAATATCCCAATGTCCTAAATTAATAGTTATTCTCCCATCTTAGCTTAGAAAGCCCTTCATTAGCCCAAAATTGTCCGTGCTGGATAAACTATTGTGTCATGTTTTCTTTTGGGACGTATTTGAAATAATAGATAAGTAGTCTTGAGTAATAGAAAAGGTAATTTTCTCCTTATATAAAGTGCAAGTTGATATATGCTAAGATAACCATATTATTCTTTGTTAGCCTTCAGTAAATTTTATCTTCTAATGCATATAACACTTTTGAACCTAAACCAGACTCATATGATTATTtagtttaggaagcttaaaattcataATGTCTTAATGTGCCTCTGAGTTTTCATCCAcacaaaaataagaaatgagataaGAAAGCTACTTGCAGCTTCTTTAATAAAAAGCAACTTATCCATCATGATTAATGATTTGGCAGGTTCTTCGCACACCAAACTTCCAGACCAGCAAAGCAGCATGTGAGATTCAAAATCGTAAgttctttatttgttttcttatCAAGCTATACTTTATAGGTCAACAACTTGCATAAATAATGTATTGCAAATTCGAAGAAATGCATTTATCTAGCATGTTTTTACAATACCACAAAACTTTAGGAACCTCCTATAACCTCGTCTTGTTTTTCTTTGTGGTTTATTTTAGATTTGGATATAATGTTGATGTTTTTGCATGCAAATTGAGAAAAAGGTTCCTAccttttgattttattctttcttttcttttctgaaattattggattttttttatttgattcctATATAAACTTTTGTAAGGTTGCTGTATACAAGTATTTATTGCAACTTATGTTCCAAATCCTCAAGTTTAGTTAGTATGTGCTATGGACAGGGAACTGTGGGATGTGAAAATAGAGACATTTGAATTTGCATCATCACAGAATTATGCTTTTATTGTTTGGTTCCCTTTTTCTGATATAACATGATAGGCGGCAGCCTAAGTTAAACTATGATATTGGTCTTTCAGCACATGCTAGCTTTCTTAATTTAGTTTCTACATCATTATCGAAGCAAGGTTCTTGAATTTGCTTTGTGCACAGTTGTCTGGCTTGTTAGAATGCTGGTTGTAGTTAACAATTGTTGCATTTATGAATAGGAtttcatttcttatttatatCCAATCAAACAATTATCTGACCTTCACTTTGTTTAGAAATGAAGACAATGCTAGTATTGATCAAGAAATTGAGAGGTGATGTGGACTCTTCTGAGAACTGTAAAAGTCCATCCCAGGCAGAATCCTCATTTAGAGTTAAGGAAGAAGAATCATTAGAAATGCATGTAGAAGATGAAAAAATTGAACATGAAACTGGACACGACCCAACAATTCCAGTGAAAGCATCACAACCTGAGAAGAACACAACTGTCTCAGACAGTAATCAGGAGAAAACACATGCAGAATGGATTGCTGAGGTACGGGAAAAGGTCAAACAATTTGATGTAGCATCTCTAGGAAGCTATGTCATCGGTGGATCCAAAATCGGATGGAATTTTCTTGTTTATCTAGGGAGTGAGCCAGTTTATTATGGGGTAACAAAAGAAAGTTTCCTTGCGCGCAGATCGGCAAAGTGATTCGCAGTTTTCCTTGGAAAATAACTAAACATGTCTCTAAATGCTCGACTGATTGCTGTTTTTGTTCCTGAGAAGGTTAATGCAGACATTGTGGTTGAATTTTCAGTTATTGTAGAATATATCAGTGTAGAACAATGCTTGAGAAAGTTGATATAAGTAGTTCCGGACTCCACTGTACTCTCTTTCTTaacttaaatctttttttttttcaatttttaaggGAAGAATTATTGGGATTTAGGGGTGTAAGATGAATCCGACCCGTCAATCCGATCCCAATCTatctaaaaaatattaagtttaaattgGAGATTTTGGAGTTGGTTTGGTTTCCGGTCGGGTGGATCTGGATTGATTTTGGTTGTTCAGGTTTTTTttgagattaaattaaatttattttaaaaattaagttatattacattatatttaaataatataatgtaatataataatgataaaatatcgtgattaaaatgaataattattaataaaaaaattaggttGGGCAGATTATTCGAGTATAAATTTAAGATTTTTAGTTGGTTTGGATTGGTTCACAATCGAGTtgagatttttttaataattaatcttCGATCTGAATATATTTCATTCATCCGAATTGACATCTCATTGGCACTAGCTACTTATTCGAAGTTTAAATCatcttaaattatattatttttgaaatggaataaggaaaagtttttttataaatttaaagtaactctaaaaatataataagaataATGGATAATGGGATAAAGACGgttttttatatatatagtttagacttttcaattaattttgaaggTGAGTGATGTTTCTTTAGtcataaatttagaaatataaacAGATTCATACTCAGCAGTCAactcttgaaaattttcttattacaATGTGTCGTAATTGAGATTTAAATTGTGAGAGCTGGTGAGTTGGACATAAAGGTAGACTTTGTTTGTTAATTGTTATTGTTGTGACAAATTACTGAACCACTATCTAAAGTTTTGAATTATTCAAATCATatggttaaattttaaaattattaaatcaccTACCTTATAATCATTTTACctagattttgaattatttaaatcacatatttaaattttcaaattattaaatCGAATATCCTATACTCATTTTACCCCTCGTTACTATTTTAAATCAATTGTTACACTGTAGCAatcgattaatttttttaaaatgacagATTTGTGTTAAATATTACTGTACTTAATATAGtatgttaaattaatatttaaggacATAAATATAATCAAAAAAATTAGATGAATATATATGACCAAATTTCATATTattctaaactttttaaatttatcaatcaATTTTGATCGAAATTAATTGATACATCTATAGAGTCATAATGACAAAGAATCAGATTTCATTTATTTACAGTTATTCTGATTATATTCCAATGACCCTCATGCAAACTTGATTGccaatatatttttaatattttttatctaaCAGAATTGTTTAGTTTGTATTTGTGGGTGAATTAATAATTCCACCAAATCATGTGTTCATCAATCTAGAAAGAGGTGAAtaagtccccagggcgtagcacagacggtgggcgcatggtatctctgacgtaatggccaggggtcgattctcaggaactgacgacctggggtttatcccgccatgcgcctatgg
This window of the Zingiber officinale cultivar Zhangliang chromosome 3B, Zo_v1.1, whole genome shotgun sequence genome carries:
- the LOC122056524 gene encoding uncharacterized protein LOC122056524, with product MEEPKLPPPAASGTPSVVSPAGDVTMPRGKKRKLDVDEFRNSDYYKLRLMVKDLRPLFLEVLRTPNFQTSKAACEIQNQMKTMLVLIKKLRGDVDSSENCKSPSQAESSFRVKEEESLEMHVEDEKIEHETGHDPTIPVKASQPEKNTTVSDSNQEKTHAEWIAEVREKVKQFDVASLGSYVIGGSKIGWNFLVYLGSEPVYYGVTKESFLARRSAK